One Rhodococcus sp. P1Y DNA window includes the following coding sequences:
- a CDS encoding Clp protease N-terminal domain-containing protein: MTKPTQVSVPVRLDDLIDAIKKVHDNELEQLSDAVIASDHLGDLADHLIGHFVDQARRSGASWTDIGRSMGVSKQAAQKRFVPKGPEQDLDPEQAFSRFTPRAKNVVAASMNEAQAGQNAEIVPAHILLGLLAEPESLGARFLLASGRTEASVRTAVAPLLPASVEEAPALVPYDAGSKKVMKLTFREALRLGHNYVGTEHILLALLEYEDGNGVLTDLGVEKSVVEEELLAALAQFE, encoded by the coding sequence ATGACAAAACCAACGCAGGTATCCGTTCCGGTCCGGCTCGACGACTTGATCGACGCCATCAAGAAGGTCCACGACAACGAATTGGAGCAACTGTCCGATGCCGTGATTGCATCGGACCATCTCGGTGATCTCGCCGACCATCTGATCGGACATTTCGTCGACCAGGCCCGTCGGTCGGGAGCGTCGTGGACCGATATCGGGCGCAGCATGGGTGTGTCCAAGCAGGCCGCACAGAAGCGATTCGTACCCAAGGGTCCGGAACAGGATCTCGATCCGGAGCAGGCGTTCTCGCGATTCACTCCGCGAGCGAAGAACGTCGTGGCGGCGTCGATGAACGAAGCACAGGCCGGGCAGAATGCAGAGATCGTCCCCGCGCACATTCTGCTCGGATTACTCGCCGAACCCGAGTCTCTCGGCGCGCGGTTCCTGCTGGCGTCGGGACGGACCGAGGCGTCCGTGCGCACCGCAGTCGCTCCCCTGCTTCCGGCGTCGGTCGAGGAGGCGCCTGCCCTCGTCCCGTACGACGCGGGCTCGAAGAAGGTCATGAAGCTGACGTTCCGAGAAGCGCTCCGACTGGGGCACAACTACGTGGGAACCGAACACATTCTCCTTGCGCTGCTCGAGTACGAGGACGGCAATGGGGTGCTCACGGACCTCGGGGTCGAGAAGTCGGTTGTCGAGGAGGAGCTCCTGGCCGCCCTTGCGCAATTCGAGTGA
- a CDS encoding NAD(P)/FAD-dependent oxidoreductase — MTSNSEYDVIIIGGGAAGLSAAVTLTRARRRTLVVDAGSPRNAPAAHAHNYLGLEGIPPFELLDKGRREAQSYGAEIRDGSVVSIDGSIGQFTVELSDGSTTSARRLLLATGLTDELPDIPGVAERWGKEVLHCPFCHGWEVRGDTVGIMGSSFGVHQALMWRQWSDRVVLFTEGFEPTDEEYEKLAARNIGVVTDRVAGLAVANDALVGIELVSGKTVEIQAVVVKPHFAANAALLEKLGLAVTDVMMGEHAMGSAVAADPMGATSIPGVFAAGNVVGITENLIGSAAAGVRAGGAVNGSLIEEDVDIAVRARRAS, encoded by the coding sequence ATGACTTCGAACTCCGAGTACGACGTAATCATCATCGGCGGCGGAGCCGCAGGACTGTCGGCCGCCGTCACACTCACACGCGCGCGTCGACGCACACTGGTCGTCGATGCCGGCTCACCACGCAACGCACCTGCCGCACACGCCCACAACTACCTCGGACTGGAGGGGATTCCGCCATTCGAACTGCTGGACAAGGGCCGCCGTGAAGCGCAGTCGTATGGTGCCGAGATCCGAGACGGCTCAGTCGTGTCCATCGACGGCAGTATCGGGCAGTTCACCGTCGAGCTGTCCGACGGCTCGACGACAAGCGCGCGACGCCTTCTGCTCGCCACCGGCCTGACCGACGAACTACCCGACATCCCCGGAGTGGCCGAGCGGTGGGGCAAAGAAGTTCTGCACTGCCCGTTCTGCCACGGCTGGGAGGTTCGGGGCGACACCGTAGGAATCATGGGTAGCTCGTTCGGCGTGCATCAGGCATTGATGTGGCGCCAGTGGTCCGACCGTGTCGTGCTGTTCACCGAGGGCTTCGAGCCGACGGACGAGGAGTACGAGAAACTCGCCGCTCGAAACATCGGTGTCGTGACGGACCGGGTCGCCGGGCTGGCCGTCGCGAACGACGCTCTGGTCGGCATCGAACTGGTCTCGGGAAAAACCGTCGAAATCCAGGCGGTTGTCGTCAAACCGCATTTTGCCGCCAACGCGGCACTACTGGAGAAGCTGGGCCTCGCCGTCACCGATGTCATGATGGGCGAGCACGCGATGGGGTCCGCAGTTGCCGCCGATCCGATGGGCGCCACGTCGATTCCGGGGGTGTTCGCCGCTGGCAACGTCGTGGGTATCACCGAAAACCTGATCGGCTCTGCAGCCGCCGGTGTGCGAGCAGGCGGGGCCGTCAACGGAAGTCTCATCGAGGAGGACGTCGACATCGCCGTTCGGGCTCGAAGGGCGAGCTAG
- a CDS encoding transketolase, which translates to MTVAYEELPQLMTLMTGDEKHDASATSTLDIIWVLYHHVLHIDPAHPEERDRFLLSKGHGPMAYYAVLAAHGFLTADQLKSFGEFDSVLGYHPDRTRAPGVEISSGSLGHGLPIGVGTATALRVQGRGARVVVLLGDAELDEGSNAEAIQYAGRASLGNLTAVVVDNSSAGLGWPGGIRTRFDVEGWTSTDVDGRDHDALRRAFTAGTDDRPHVVVAHVEAKDQ; encoded by the coding sequence ATGACAGTTGCATACGAAGAGTTACCTCAGCTCATGACCCTGATGACCGGCGACGAAAAGCACGACGCCAGCGCAACATCCACGCTCGACATCATCTGGGTTCTCTATCACCATGTCCTGCACATAGATCCGGCGCACCCGGAGGAGCGCGACCGCTTCCTGTTGTCCAAGGGCCACGGCCCGATGGCCTACTACGCGGTTCTCGCCGCTCACGGCTTCCTCACTGCCGATCAGTTGAAGAGCTTCGGTGAGTTCGATTCGGTGCTCGGCTACCACCCCGACCGGACCCGCGCTCCAGGCGTCGAAATTTCGTCCGGTTCACTGGGACACGGACTTCCGATCGGGGTTGGCACCGCTACCGCGCTGAGAGTGCAGGGCCGCGGCGCGCGGGTCGTGGTGCTGCTCGGAGATGCAGAACTCGACGAAGGCAGCAACGCCGAAGCCATCCAGTACGCCGGACGCGCGAGCCTCGGGAATCTCACCGCGGTAGTCGTCGACAACTCTTCCGCCGGCCTCGGATGGCCAGGTGGCATACGTACACGATTCGACGTCGAAGGCTGGACGTCCACCGATGTCGACGGACGCGACCACGACGCGTTGCGCCGCGCATTCACCGCCGGAACCGACGATCGCCCACACGTCGTCGTCGCACATGTCGAAGCAAAGGATCAGTGA
- a CDS encoding transketolase family protein, giving the protein MTTSIEHTTDQRERFYSTVPSMLADDDRLALVLAEIGAGYLEPHITEEARSRVFNVGIREQLLVSFAGGLALAGMRPIVHTFAPFLVERPFEQVKLDFGHQGVGGVLVSSGGSYSMASAGETHFGPRDVALLDTLDGWEVHVPGHADEAEEALREAARSDARVYLRLDGKSNRERYSEGSGFTVLRTGTQGTVIAVGPVTDEVLAATEGRDVTVMYASKIRPFDARTVRATLSKPDVVIVEPYLAGTSVPQLSDALSGVRHRVLGLGVGREELRRYGSRKDHERAHGLDVPGLRSSMSDFFDAAPD; this is encoded by the coding sequence ATGACCACTTCCATCGAGCACACCACGGACCAACGTGAGCGCTTCTATTCGACGGTTCCGTCCATGCTCGCAGACGACGATCGACTCGCCCTCGTCCTGGCCGAGATCGGCGCGGGGTATCTGGAGCCGCACATCACCGAGGAGGCGCGATCACGGGTGTTCAACGTCGGGATTCGCGAGCAATTGCTCGTCTCGTTCGCGGGAGGTCTGGCGCTGGCTGGTATGCGGCCGATCGTGCACACATTCGCGCCGTTCCTGGTCGAGCGCCCGTTCGAGCAGGTGAAGTTGGACTTCGGGCATCAGGGGGTCGGCGGAGTGCTCGTCAGCTCAGGAGGCTCGTACTCCATGGCGTCCGCGGGCGAGACTCATTTCGGCCCGCGTGACGTCGCGCTTCTGGACACCTTGGACGGGTGGGAGGTACATGTTCCGGGTCACGCAGACGAAGCCGAGGAGGCCTTGCGCGAGGCCGCGCGTTCCGATGCTCGGGTGTATCTGAGGCTCGACGGAAAATCGAACCGTGAACGATATTCGGAGGGTTCGGGATTCACCGTTCTGCGAACCGGGACCCAGGGAACCGTCATCGCTGTCGGCCCCGTGACAGATGAGGTGCTCGCCGCGACGGAAGGCCGCGACGTGACCGTTATGTACGCGTCGAAGATACGGCCGTTCGACGCTCGGACCGTGCGTGCGACGCTGTCGAAGCCCGACGTCGTGATCGTCGAGCCGTACCTTGCCGGCACATCGGTCCCGCAGTTGTCGGACGCCCTGTCCGGTGTGCGACATCGTGTGCTCGGGCTCGGCGTCGGACGAGAGGAGTTGCGGAGGTACGGGAGCCGGAAGGATCACGAACGAGCCCACGGTCTCGACGTTCCGGGTCTTCGCTCGTCGATGAGCGACTTCTTCGACGCTGCCCCGGACTGA